agagagagatgtgtgtgtagcagagagagatgtgtaacagagagagatgtaacagtaatgtaacagagagagatgtgtaacagagagagaacaagagagagagagagagtaacagagagatgtgtaacagagagagagtgtgtagcacagagagagagatgtgtgtacagagagagagtgtaagagagagtgtgtaacagagagatgtgtaacagagagagagatgtgtaacagagagatgtgtgtaacagagagagatgtgtagcagagagatgtgtaacagagagagagatgtgtaacagagagagagatgtgtaacagagagagatgtgtaacagagagagatgtgtgtaacagagagagagagatgtgtaacagagagagagatgtgtaacagagagagagatgtgtgtaacagagagagtgtaacagagagagatgtgtgtagcagagagagagatgtgtaacagagagagagatgtgtaacagagagatgtgtgtaacagagagatgtgtgtaacagagagagagatgtgtagcagagagagagatgtgtgtaacagagagagatgtgtaacaaagagagagatgtgtgtaacagagagagaagtgtagcagagagatgtgtaacagagagagagatgtgtaacagagagagagatgtgtgtaacagagagagagatgtgtgtaacagagagagagatgtgtaacagagagagatgtgtaacagagagagatgtgtaacagagagagatgtgtagcagagagagagatgtgtaacagagagagatgtgtagctgagagatgtgtaacagagagagagatgtgtgtagctgagagatgtgtaacagagagagatgtgtaacagagagagatgtgtaacagagagagagatgtgtaacagagagagagatgtgtaacagagagagagatgtgtaacagagagagatgtgtgtaacagagagagatgtgtaacagagagatgtgtaacagagagagagtgtgtaacagagagatgtgtaacagagagagatgtgtgtaacagagagagagatgtgtaacagagagagatgtgtgtaacagagatgtaacagagagagagagatgtgtaacagagagagatgtgtaacagagagagagatgtgtaacagagagagatgagagagagagatgtgtaacagagagacaggagacagacagagagacacagacagagagacagagagatgtgtaacagagagatgatgtaatagagagagagactgagacagactgagagatgtgtaacagagagagatgtgtgtactgagagatgtgtaacagagagacagacagacagagagagagagagatgtacagacagagagatgtgtaacagagagagacagacgaacagagagagatgtaacagagagagacagagagagataacagagagagatgtgtgtaacagagagagagatgtgtaacagagagagatgtgtgtaacagagagagagatgtgtaacagagagagagatgtgtgtaacagagagagagtggtgtaaCAGAGAGATGTTACCTTCCAGTGTGTGTTGTAGCTCTAGCACCTGGTTGATGAGCCtcgtcttctcctccatctcaacctggttctccatgtctcctgacaaacacaacacacgctatattactgaacacacacacgctatattacttaacacacacacgctatattactgaacacacacacgctatattactgaacacacacacactatattactgaacacacacactatattactgaacacacacacactatattactgaacacacacagactatattactgaacacacacagactatattactgaacacacacagactatattactgaacacacacagactatattacgacagacagactatattacgacagacagactatattacgacagacagactatattacgacagacagactatattacgacagacagactatattacgacagacagactatattacgacagacagactatattacgacagacagactatattacgacagacagactagattacagacagacagacagacagacagacagacagactatattacagacagacagacagacagacagacagacagacagacagacagacagacagacagacagacagacagacagacagacagacagacagacagacagacagacagacagacagacagacagacagacagacagacagacagacagacagacagacagacagactatattacgacagacagacagacagacagacagacagacagacagacagacagacagacagacagacagacagacagacagacagacagacagacagacagacagacagacaggatgtgttgTTGTTCATTACCATCGATGTGACAGTTCATGGTGAAGTCCTCGTTGTCCTGTTTGGTGAGCAGGACTGCAGTTCCTCTGTCCCCTGTAGACACATCAAGGCGAAACATATAGTTAGATCATATGATTTATAGtatacatctttatttaactgggtaattcagttaggaacaaattattatttacaatgaaggcctacccccGGCCAAAACCTAagcaggacgacgctgggccaattgtgcgccgccctacgggactcccaatcatggccggtggtgatacagcctggaatcgaaccagggtctgtagtgacacctctagcactgagatgcagtgacttagaccactgaaccagggtctgtagtgacgcctctagcactgagacacagtgcctcagaccgctgaaccagggtctgtagtgacgcctcagaCCGCTGAGACCACAGTGACctcagaccgctgaaccagggtctgtagtgacgcctcagaCCGAGAACCACAGTGACGCctcagaccgctgaaccagggtctgtagtgacgcctcagaccactgaaccagggtcagtgcctcagaccgctgaaccagggtctgtagtgacgtctctagcactgagatgcagtgccttagaccgctgaaccagggtctgtagtgacgcctcagaccgctgaaccagggtctgtagtgacgcctcagaccgctgaaccagggtctgtagtgacgcctcagaccactgaaccagggtctgtagtgacgcctcagaccactgaaccagggtctgtagtgacgcctcagaccgctgaaccagggtctgtagtgacgtctctagcactgagatgcagtgccttagaccactgtgatacaaaGGCCCAAAGCAACGTAACATGTGCAGGAGCACAGCCATCTCATTCAAAGAGACCTCATCTGTCCCGAAACCAAAAAGCCCTTGGTCTCCAACTAACGGTCCCCAGTTAACTCCTCCACCTGCCTAACAGACTAGTAACTCTAACAACGCGGATAAAGGTAGCTAGATAAGTGAACACCAGTACTACTACGTTAGCTGGCTACCATCATCTACATACCCAAACAAGTAGACAGAGGAAGACATGACAGGCCAAGATGACACGTGAtgttagctgtctctctagctgttacagtaactaaacacacccaagaccagccagctagctgtctctctagctgttacagtaactaaacacacccaagaccagccagctagctgtctctctagctgttacagtaactaaacaacacccaagaccagccagctagctgtctctctagctgttacagtaactaaacacacccaagaccagccagctagctgtctctctagctgttacagtaactaaacaacacccaagaccagccagctagctgtctctctagatgttacagtaactaaacaacaacacacccaagaccagccagctagctgtctctctagctgttacagtaactaaacacacccaagaccagccagctagctgtctctctagctgttacagtaactaaa
This genomic stretch from Oncorhynchus gorbuscha isolate QuinsamMale2020 ecotype Even-year unplaced genomic scaffold, OgorEven_v1.0 Un_scaffold_2242, whole genome shotgun sequence harbors:
- the LOC124025394 gene encoding short coiled-coil protein A-like — its product is MEAELEEEDGSFTNISLADDRHTGDRGTAVLLTKQDNEDFTMNCHIDGDMENQVEMEEKTRLINQVLELQHTLEGNISL